The following is a genomic window from Falco naumanni isolate bFalNau1 chromosome 10, bFalNau1.pat, whole genome shotgun sequence.
CTGCCACCGCGGCACACCGGAGCCATCAGGGACTTCGATTTTTGCCTTGCTATAAATAGATATTTGGCAGGTTGAAGCTCACCCCTGGTGCAGGCTGTGCCGCAGCACGGCATGAGGCATCGCCACGCTGGATGGGGCGCACCACATCGTCCCCCTGCTTGTGCCGGGTGAGTCCTTGCTGCCACCCACCACGGCCGGGACCAGAGGTGGCTGGAGAAAGCCAGCACCAGGGGACCTGCCACACTCCACCTCACTCTCCAGCTTGAGAAGGTACCAGATGCCATCAGTCAGGGACCCGGCTGTCCCCTGGCTGCCATCCCTCAGCAGGACACGTTGCTGGGGTCCCTCCACCACACACGAATGCCATGGGACCCACCTTGCCAATGACATCGTTGCGGCTCAGCCTGTCCTTGTCCATGACGGTGATGACGATGGTTGTCTCGCGCAGCCGCTCTGTGGGGATGTCAAAGGCAAAGGACTCGTTGAAGACGGGGTTCAGGCACCGCTTCATGACCACTGTCTTCTTCTTCTCCACCCGCTTGTCCTTGTACATCAGCCACACCTTCACGTAGGGGTCTGGGGAGACAGGAGTTGCTctcagccccagctcagcattgggcagcgctgcccggcatggcaggagctggggctcaTACCTGATGTGCCCCCGATGTCCATGGCTTTGAGGTTACGCGCTTTGATGATGTTCACCACAATGGAGTTGGCAGAGGGGTTGTAGCACAGCGACAGTAGCAGCTCCCCACGACTTCCCTGTGGGACCCACAGAAGCCCCTTAGGTGGGTGCTCCAAAAACACCCACTCCTCACCACGGCACCCAGCCCAAGCCCTAATGGGGCACCCGATGCCCTTGTGTCCTGCTGTGGGAGTGGGGTGCTGGGTTAGGACCACAAGAGCTGTCCCAAGGGTGGACTTTGGGGCTGCGCAGAAAATCAGGGCAGGAGGAAATGGGGCCATCCCCAGTGGGATACTTTGTGGTCTtgctggaggcaggagaaaaagaaaactttcattttagATCGATCTGAAATGGCTTGGTTTGACCCAAAATGAGACACTCACTTTGGGCTACTTAAATATAAAGATCTGGGAAGACAAACTTCTCCATCAGATGTCAAACCTCCTCACAAAGCAAGAAACATCCCTGTTGGGGTACCAAGAGGGTGGTGGTCCCATCAGGACACCACAGGGATGGGAGGTAGCCTCCCCTTGAGGACTGTCCccagggggtgggagggggacCAGGCCCTTACACTGCCATCGCTGCACGGCTTCAGGTCCTTCCAGAAGGTCTGCATCTGGGTGAGGTCCACCTTGTTGAGAGGGATGGACACCTCCCCAATGGGGTCGTTGCGGCTGAAGCGGTCATAGTCCAGGACCTGAAGGTATAGCACCCGCTGCACCACCTTCTCGTAGGGGAACCCTGTGCCAGAGAGGAAGGTgatgaggagctgctgcagctgtgccgAGCAGCACCCGGTGCCGGGGCCAGTGTCGGCACCACCCATGGCCCATGCTGATGGGGAGATGTTGGCACCAGGCAGCGGACGGGGAGCAGACCATGGCACAAGTGACTGATGGCAGATTAATACCCCTGTGTGCACCCACTCATGGGTTCCTTCTGGGGGTAAGGAGCCtcccccccatgtccccttTATGGGATGCAGAGCAAacacctccagcctggccttgatAGCTTGTCCAACCCATCTCACCACCAGCTTGAGCTGAGTTGAGTCCCATCAGCTCAATCTGAGCTGATCCAGCCCAGGAGGGAGGACACAGGGTCCCACAACCTCTCCGTTCCCACCCTGGTCCACTCCAGACCATCCAAGCCCCTACCTTCAAAGAGGAAGGTCTCATTCCAGTGTGGGTTGAGGTTCTTCCTCTTCACCTTGGTCTCCAGCTTGTGCTTCTTGTCAGGGAGCAGGTAGATCTTGACAAAGGGGTCGCTGGTGCCGCTGAAGTCCTTGGCTGGCAGCTCCTGTGCCTTCATGATCTTGACAGTCAGGGTGGACTCCTGGAAGTTGTAGCCAACGCTGAACTGGATGCGGCCCAGGTTCTCCCGGCTGACACCATCATGGCCCTCGTCGTCCTCGGAGCCTGGGGAcagctgtggtggtgggagaaTGGCAGCAAGCACAGTGTCAGGGGGCCAGCGAGGGACCACCAGCAGGGTCTGCACACCCCCGTTCCCCCCCGTTTTGGCACCCGAACTCAGTTCACACCAGCAGCTGACCCCCAGCTCTGCGAGCTGTCAGAGGGCATCAGCCTCTTCCTGGCTCCCCGCCACCACCGTCGCCTCAGATGACTCCTGGCTCTGCACCATATatcctggggatggggaggtcAAGTAACCAAATTCCTCCTGACAGCCTGTCCCTCATGTCTCCGGCATCTCTCCCTCATGCCAGCCCAGGGGGGATGGCCGCGGTGTCtcagctgagctggggctgtgccagctgcgGCGCCTGGCTGTGACAGGGACATGGCAGCACGGGCTGGGACGTGCCAGAGTGCTTGTGGCATAGGGTAGGCACAGGGAAGAGCCAGGGGAGTGCAAGGAGGTGCCCAGGCGGTGCCCAGGGTAGGATGCCATCCCTAGAGAGCCCGTCCCCAGCACACCCCATGCACCCACCATGAGCATCTCGCTGGTCAGGGAGTTGACCAGGTCGGAGACGGAGGAGCGAGGCTCTGTCTTGCGGTCAGACTCATCATGCGGTGGCTGCCCGGGCACCGGTGCTGTGTTCACCGCCTTGCCGCCAGCTGGCAACCTGGGGAAAGAGAGGCAGTAACTTAGAGGAGAGGGGCCAAGAGCCATGGGTGAGGCAGCGAGGGACTCCCCGGGCACCCTCTCCCAGCGGATACTGCGCCTGGGCTATGCCAGATCCCGATggaggctgcaggctgggatATGGGCAGAGCTGGACTGCAAGGatgcccagggctgtgccaccGGCAGCAGCCCAccagcctccccaggcagggGGGCCTGGCCGGTGCAGGCAGCTGGTTCTGCCTGCgctgccccaggcagggctgggtgccagcTGGTGCCCTGGGATCTGTGACATGCCACCTCAGAGCTcggcagcagctcccacactGCCCATGTGCCCCCCTGGCCACAGAGCCCCTGGTGATGCCTGGAACAGCCATCCAGCCCTGCGGCTACCTGGCCCCACCAGCACCTATGGCTCTGGCTGcacctcacacacacacacagcctgtCTCCATCTGGGTGGGAGCTGGGTACGCAGCCACCCCACCGGTGCTTCGTGCTGCGGTGTGGACTCTGTGCCCAGCGCTAACCAGcccctctttccttctgccATGGAGCCCCTCAGTGATGCTCTGCCGCTGGGACCGCTGCCCCGGCTGTCCCCGCACACCCTGGCTGTCGCAGTTGGATCTGGAGGGGCCGTGCCGATGGCTCCCGGCTGGCTGCAGGACAGTGGGCATGgtgccaggagggagcagcccGGTGGGAGGGTGGGCAGCCGGGAGCTGCGGCAGGCACACGGACAGAGCAGCAATGGAGGCGGGCGGGCGCACACCGAGGCCACGCTGCCACAATGCACAGGGACAACAGGGGACACAGGCACATGGCAGCAAGGATGGGGCAGCCGTGGCTGCCAGGGTACAGACAGACCCAAGAGGGAGAGGACTTGCACACAGACAGGCACCCCACGATGCACCCCCACACTCCCACCTGCTGTGGCTCCTGCCTGAGCTGAGACACAGTGATAAACCATCAAACTGACCAACAGGCGCAGCACTGCCAGGACACGCACACCGCGGTGGGCAGCACGCCGCCGGCACGGCCTCAGCATCGTGGTGGGCTCAGCGGGCAAAGCCACAACGCATGCCATGAGATACCCACCGACACGCCAAGCACACGCAGACACACGCTAATGGGGGGGGGACGACACGACACACGACCTGAGGCGATGGGACAGAGGCACACGCCGTGGCACGGGGCGGCAGCCCTCTTGCACACCCGTACGCATACAGAGCTCGCCCGCCCCAGCGGGACGGCACCCAGGGAGGACTGCAGAGCCcgagggagctggggaagcaAAGATAGGTTAAAAACAGAGTGAAAATGAAGGCGGAGGGGCCGGCGGTGGGGCCCACTGGAGGCGCAGGTGGAGCCATGGGTGCCAGGGTGGTGGCACACTGGCGGAGGTCGCGGACAGAGAGAGAGCAGGAAAGAGCAAGAGAGAGGAGGAGCAACGTCATCCACCGCCGGCCTGccgggagggaagggggagagaggagcagggagg
Proteins encoded in this region:
- the SYT7 gene encoding synaptotagmin-7 isoform X4, with the protein product MYLHPEAASAGAPSRDVLLVSAITTVSLSITIVLCGICQWCQRKLGKRYKTSLETVGTPDSSRGRSEKKTIKLPAGGKAVNTAPVPGQPPHDESDRKTEPRSSVSDLVNSLTSEMLMLSPGSEDDEGHDGVSRENLGRIQFSVGYNFQESTLTVKIMKAQELPAKDFSGTSDPFVKIYLLPDKKHKLETKVKRKNLNPHWNETFLFEGFPYEKVVQRVLYLQVLDYDRFSRNDPIGEVSIPLNKVDLTQMQTFWKDLKPCSDGSGSRGELLLSLCYNPSANSIVVNIIKARNLKAMDIGGTSDPYVKVWLMYKDKRVEKKKTVVMKRCLNPVFNESFAFDIPTERLRETTIVITVMDKDRLSRNDVIGKIYLSWKSGPGEVKHWKDMIARPRQAVAQWHQLKA
- the SYT7 gene encoding synaptotagmin-7 isoform X3, translating into MYLHPEAASAGAPSRDVLLVSAITTVSLSITIVLCGICQWCQRKLGKRYKTSLETVGTPDSSRGRSEKKTINDLDRDFWNNNDNTVQQKWSSYPPKEFILNISPYAPYGDPRLSLNGSLLSGAKLTASAAAGLAGERDGRPGEKQRLGEDGMKSSVSAHSEPSAGKAARGRWHTVQSHLAAGKLSLSKLPAGGKAVNTAPVPGQPPHDESDRKTEPRSSVSDLVNSLTSEMLMLSPGSEDDEGHDGVSRENLGRIQFSVGYNFQESTLTVKIMKAQELPAKDFSGTSDPFVKIYLLPDKKHKLETKVKRKNLNPHWNETFLFEGFPYEKVVQRVLYLQVLDYDRFSRNDPIGEVSIPLNKVDLTQMQTFWKDLKPCSDGSGSRGELLLSLCYNPSANSIVVNIIKARNLKAMDIGGTSDPYVKVWLMYKDKRVEKKKTVVMKRCLNPVFNESFAFDIPTERLRETTIVITVMDKDRLSRNDVIGKIYLSWKSGPGEVKHWKDMIARPRQAVAQWHQLKA